One genomic region from Haloprofundus salinisoli encodes:
- a CDS encoding glycosyltransferase family 2 protein: protein MASVILPTTTWTDSCESLAAQLGPDDELFVVCDRPTDPVASHDAPDGVRILVAGDPVGCSAKANALAYALERADQERLVLTDDDVPRDDEWLNRMKALGEEHGAVSALPVFVGDGYWRAVEPFLVFAVTLAVWVANAPWGGGVTFRRDQLDLDAYVSDLRRTVSDDGLLWEYLGDELTTLRSELTLVPVEGDPRTVHDRLVRFVKIVTVPNPVGGVVAFASVSLVALFCLVAPIVAAATLTAATYLAYRFFGVDRSTWLLAYPSALLVSLAFCYALVVPTFRWGGRRYRWRSTFDVTVVD, encoded by the coding sequence ACTCGGTCCCGACGACGAACTGTTCGTCGTCTGCGACCGGCCGACCGACCCGGTGGCGAGTCACGACGCTCCCGACGGCGTCCGTATCCTCGTCGCGGGCGACCCGGTCGGCTGCTCGGCGAAGGCCAACGCGCTGGCGTACGCGCTCGAACGGGCGGACCAAGAGCGACTCGTCCTCACCGACGACGACGTGCCGCGCGACGACGAGTGGCTGAACCGGATGAAGGCGCTCGGCGAGGAGCACGGCGCGGTGTCGGCGCTCCCGGTGTTCGTCGGCGACGGCTACTGGCGGGCGGTCGAACCGTTTCTCGTGTTCGCCGTCACGCTCGCGGTGTGGGTGGCGAACGCCCCGTGGGGCGGCGGCGTCACCTTCCGGCGCGACCAACTGGACCTCGACGCGTACGTCTCGGATCTGCGCCGGACCGTCAGCGACGACGGCCTGCTGTGGGAGTACCTCGGCGACGAACTGACGACGCTCCGTTCGGAGCTGACGCTCGTGCCGGTCGAAGGCGACCCGCGGACGGTCCACGACCGGCTGGTCCGGTTCGTCAAGATCGTCACCGTCCCGAACCCCGTCGGCGGTGTCGTCGCGTTCGCGTCCGTCTCGCTCGTCGCGCTGTTCTGCCTGGTCGCGCCGATTGTCGCCGCCGCGACGCTGACTGCGGCGACGTACCTCGCGTACCGGTTCTTCGGCGTCGACCGCTCGACGTGGCTGTTGGCGTACCCGTCGGCGCTGCTCGTTTCACTGGCCTTTTGCTACGCGCTCGTCGTGCCGACGTTCCGGTGGGGCGGTCGGCGCTACCGCTGGCGCTCGACGTTCGACGTGACCGTCGTCGACTGA